In the Candidatus Edwardsbacteria bacterium genome, CGGTGGGGGGTAACCGGACCGTCATGGACAATCTGGGATCATTGGGTTTCAATGCCCTGTTGTTGGCGGCGGGCGCGGTAGCCGGCAGTGTCGGGCTCTCGTATCTGACATATAAATTGTTCTTTGCCGCCGACAAATGAAGAACTCACTGATCATTGTTGGCTTCTTCGCATTGGGTGTTATTCTGGCCGTAACTTCATTGGTTCCGGAGGCGATCATCAGAATTGACCTCAGCGCCTATGCCTTGTATATACTGATGTTCCTGGTGGGCATCGGCATCGGCGCCGACCGGAAGGCCTGGGAGATATTGAAAAACGCCAGGCTGAAGATTGTTCTGGTGCCACTCACCGTGATCATAGGCACCTTGATGGGAGTGTCTTTTATATCTGTATTTCTCAAAGACATCAACCTGCGGGAATCCCTGGCGGTTGGCGCGGGCTTCGGGTATTACAGCCTTTCCAGCATTTTCATCGGACAGATCAGCGGCCAGGCCCTGGGGGTGGTGGCCCTGATATCCAACATCTCTCGGGAGATAATCACCCTGTTGGGCACACCGCTGCTGGTCCGGTATTTCGGCAAACTGGCGCCGATAGCCTCCGGTGGGGCAACCTCCATGGATACCACGCTCCCTATCATAACCAAATTCACCGGCAAGGAATATGCCATCATATCCGTTTTCAGCGGAGTGGTGCTGACCATATTGGTGCCGTTCCTGGTGACATTTATTTTGAAGTTTTGAGTCCCGAAATATTTGCTCTCCATATTATAGGATCGGAGGTTTTATGACCCCTTACGAAATAATCTATAAAAAGCGCAACGGCGGGGAGCTTACGCCGGGGGAGATCAAATGGTTCATATCCGGCTATACCGCCGGGGATATCCCCGATTACCAAGCAGCTGCTTTGCTGATGGCTATCTTCCTGAAGGGCATGACTGCACCGGAGACCACCGAGCTGGCCATGGCCATGATGAACTCCGGCCGGGTGTTCGATCTGTCGGACATTCCCGGCATCAAGGTTGACAAGCATTCCACCGGCGGAGTGGGGGACAAGGTCTCCATTATCCTGGCTCCCATTGTGGCCGCGGCCGGCGTGCCGGTGCCGATGGTCAGCGGGCGGGGCCTGGGCCACACCGGCGGGACGCTGGACAAACTGGAATCGATCCCCGGGTTCCGTACCAACCTTTCCTACGAAGAGTTCCGCCACACTCTGGCTCGGATAGGACTGGCAATGATGGGGCAGACCCCGGACTTGGCCCCGGCCGACAAAAAACTCTATGCCCTGCGCGACGTCACCGCCACGGTGGACTGTATACCTTTGATAGCCGCGTCCATCATGTCCAAGAAACTGGCCGAAGGGGCCGATGGGCTGGTGCTGGACGTCAAGACTGGTAGCGGGGCCTTCATGCAGAAACAGGAGGATGCCTTGGCGCTCACTAAAACGATGACCGCCATCGGGCAAGGAATGGGAAAAAAGATGAAATCCCTGATCACCGACATGAACCAGCCGCTGGGACGCACTGTCGGCAATGCCCTGGAGATAGAGGAATGCGTGGACTGCCTGAAGGGCAGCGGTCCCGGAGACCTGATGGAAGTGACCTATGCCCTGGGGGCCGAGATGCTGGTAATGGGCGAGCGGGCGACGGACGTGGAATCAGGTAGAAGAATATTGCAACAGGTAGTAACCTCGGGACAAGGCCTGGAGAAATTCCGTGAGATGGTATCCGCCCACGGCGGGAATGTTAAAGTGGCCGATGACTATAAGAATATCCTGCCACAAGCCAAGCATGGCGTAGAAGCCAAAGCCGATAAATCAGGATATATTTATTCCATGGACAACCGGGAGGTGGGATTGGCCGGAGTATTTTTAGGATGCGGCCGACTGAAGATGGAGGATATCATCGACCCAGCGGTTGGCTTCATATTTGAACGCAAGATAGGGGATGCCGTAAAGCCCGGGGATACCATCGTCAAAGTGCTTTGCAACGATGAACAGAAGGGCCGGGAAGCTGCCCGGCGTCTGGTGAACTGCATCAATATATCTGAAGCAAAGCCGGAAGCGGTTAAATTGATAAAAGAGATAATATAGACCTAACCCCTGCCCCTTCCCCGCAAGGGAAGGGATTCATATAGCCCCTCACCGTGGAGGTGGATAAGGGGGCGGTCATAAATATTAACAACAATGAAAAAACAGCCGTTATGATAGAATTTAAAAATAAGATTGTACTTATAACAGGGGCTTCCAGTGGCATTGGCCAAGCCTCTGCGGTGGAGTTCGCCAAGCATGGCGCAAAGCTCATCTTGGCCGCTAGGCGTAAGGACAGGCTGGACGAATTGGCTTCCAAGCTGGTCAATGAGCACAAGGCCGAAGTGCTCACGTTAGAACTGGATGTCAGAAACCAAAAGGACGTTCAGAAGGCCATAGACGGCTTGCCGGCAGAATGGGCGAATATCGATATTCTGTTGAACAACGCCGGGCTTTCCCGGGGGCTGGAGAAGATCCAGGAAGGGGTCATCCAGAACTGGGAGGAGATGATAGATACCAACATCAAGGGCCTGCTTTATGTCACCCGGGCGGTGATGCCAGGCATGGTCAAACGTAACTCCGGGCACATAGTCAACATCGGCTCCATTGCCGGACACGAGGTCTATCCCGGGGGAAATGTATACTGCGCCACCAAGCATGCGGTAAAGGCCCTCAATAAGGCTATGCGCATGGATGCCTTTGGCACCAATATCCGGGTAAGCAGCATCGATCCCGGCATGGCGGAGACGGAATTCTCCCTGGTGCGTTTCAGGGGAGATTCCGAAAAGGCCAAGAAAGTATATCAGGGGACCAGACCGCTTCAAGCCGAGGATATCGCCCAGGCAGTGGTGTGGTCCTGCACCAGGCCGTCCCATGTTAATATCGAGGATATGATCATCACTGCCACCGACCAGGCCTCCGCAACCATGGTGAACCGAAAACAATAAAATTTGACAGAAACATCAAGTTCTGATATAATCCATTGAATTATTCTCCGATCCCGTTTTTCTAAAACTTCAAATGTCATGAAAACCGGGACGGTCTTCGCCGCAAGGCGGACAAGGGTAAGGCTGGAAACGGCCCTGCCTCCCGTATTTGGAAAGGAGAGGTGAAAGGGATCATTATGCCCCATCAACCTTGATGGGGTTTTTGTATCCGTCCTGTTCCAGCGGGACGGATTTTGTTTTTCCATCAACCATATACCATAAACACATCAAGGAGGAAAAATGAAGAGGTTTGCAACACTGGCTCTGTCACTGCTTCTGGTCCTGTCTCTGCTGGCGCCGCTGGCCCAGGCCAAGGACAAGCCCAAGCTTATCCTGGCCACCACTACCAGCACCATGGATTCGGGGCTGCTGGATTTCCTGGTTCCCATCTTCGAAAAGGAGAACGGCTGCAAGGTTCAGGTGATCTCGGTGGGGACCGGAGCCGCCATCCGCTATGGCAAGGACGGCAATGCCGATGTAGTGCTGGTGCACGATCCGGTGGCCGAGGCCCAGGTGGTCAAACAGGGATTTTTCGTGGAACGGAAATACCTGATGTACAACGATTTTGTCATCGTCGGCCCGGCCTATGATCCGGCCGGCATCAAGGGTTTGACCTCGGTAGCCGAGGCCCTGAAAAAGATTCAGTCAACCCAGGCGACCTTTGTTTCTCGGGCCGATCAATCCGGCACCCACAAAAAGGAACAACGGCTGTGGGCCGCCGCCGGGCTTGATCCCAAAGGTTCATGGTACCTGGAAGCCGGCGCCGGGATGGAGGCGGTGCTGCGCATCGCCAACGAGAAGCGGGCCTATTGCCTGACCGACCGCGGGACCTATCTGGCCCACCAGAAAGAATATGAGTTGACAATAGTGATCGAGGGCGATAAGGAAATGTTCAATCCTTATCACGTTATGCTGGTGTCCCCGGCCAAATATCCTTTTGTCAACAATTCGCTGGCCAGGAAATTCTCTGACTTTTTGACCACGGAGCGCGGACAGAAGATGATCGCCGAATACGGGGTTGACAAATACGGCCAACCCCTGTTCTACCCGGCGGCGGAGAAGAAGTAGATAAAAGTAATATTTCTATCTGCTATAATTATTATTGTCTTTTAAATTTAATTTTGGTATCATCATCTTATGTTCAACTTGATCCAAAGCATGAAACAGGCCATGGGGATGCTATCGCAGTTCGACGCCGAGATCTGGCAGATCGTTCTGATGTCCCTGAGGGTCTCGCTGGCTTCTTCGGTGATCGCCATTTGCCTGGCAATCCCGCTGTCATTTGCCATTACACAGAATGAATTCCGGGGCAAGAGGGTGGTCATCGGGGCGGTCAATAGTTTCATCGCCGTTCCGGCGGTGGTGATCGGGCTGGTGTGTTACCTGCTGCTGTCGCGCTCCGGACCGCTGGGGTTCTGGCACCTGCTGTACAGCCCATCGGCCATGATCACTGCCCAGAGCTTGCTGGCCCTGCCGTTGATGACCGGGCTCTGTATCGCAGCCCTGCAGGGCCTGGGACATCGGGTGAGGGAGACCATGGTCACCCTGGGGGCCGGCCGCCGGCATCTGACACTGGGCATAATGCGGGAGGTCCGGTTTGCTTTGGCGGCGGCCTTCATCACCGGGTTCTCCCGGGTGCTGGGCGAGACCGGCATGACCATGATGGTGGGCGGCAATATCAAAGGCGAGACCAGGGTAATGACCACCGCCATCGCTTTGGAGACCATCAAGGGCAATTTTGAACTGGGGATCGCCCTGGGGATTGTTTTATTGGTTGTTGCAATCGGCATCAACGTCGTCCTGCAATTAGTGCAGGGGAGGGCCGGGCGATGAGGATAGCGGTTCAGAATATCTCCAAGAGCTTCGACGGGAAAGCGGTGTTAAAAGACATCTCCCTGACCATAGAAAAACCCGGCATCTATGCCTTGGTGGGGCCCAACGGCTCCGGCAAGACCACCCTGATGCGGATGCTGGCCCTGCTGGAGAGGACCGATTCCGGTACACTGAAATACAAGGTGCGGGACACTGAGGGATATGCGTCCCTGAATACCACTCCCAGGATCAGGAAAAGGATGGCGCTGATACATAATCCGGCTGTGATGTTCTCCGGCAGCGTGAAGTACAACGCCGGCTACGGCCTCCGGGTAAGGGGCGTTTCCCGGGATATGCGAATGAAAAAAGTTTTACAATCCCTGGAAAGCCTTTCGCTGGGCGGGTTTGAAAAACGGGAGGCCAGAACCCTGTCGGCCGGGGAGATCCAGCGGGTGGCCCTGGCCCGGGCCCTGGTGATTGACCCGGAGCTGATATTCCTGGACGAACCCACCGCCAACCTGGATCCATTGAGCGCCAAGCTGATAGAGCAGACCATACTGGAACTGGCCCGCCGGGGAAAGAAGGTGGTTTTGGCCACCCACAATCTCTGGCAGGTGGAGCGGATAGCCGACTGGGTGTGGTTTCTGAACGACGGGATAATATCCATCTCCGGCACGGCCCAGGATGTCCTGCACAAGGGCGACCAGGCTTTTTGGGGAAAATTTCTGGGCCGGGATAATATGTTTGCCGGGGAAATTGTTGATTTGAAAAATGGAAAATCCTTCAAGGTAGGCAACGTATCTTTTGAAGTTGCCAGCGACATAACTGGTCCGGCTATGGCCAGTCTGAATCCCAACGAAATAATTTTATCCGCCCAGAAGCTGACCAGCAGCGCCCGCAATGTGATGGAGGGCGTGATCACCGAGGCGGTTTCCGAGGGCGGGCTTTACAAGATCACGGTGGATGTGGGCCTGCCGCTGATCGTGGCCATCACCAAGGCCTCGTGGGACGAGATGGGGTTGCAGGAGGGCAGCAAGGTGTATGCGGTGTTCAAGGCCAGCAGTGTCAGGGTATGGCGGGAAGAATAATCTATATAATGAATGAAGGAGAAAACAATGAGTAAAATTGGATTTACTGAAGGGCCCTGCCCTGTATGTAATTATAAAGAATCAAAGTTTAAAGAAGCTCTAATATCAGAAAAAATATATGGACAATATTTAGAAATCGATTGTCCTCGCTGTGGAAATTATGCCTTTATATTAGATGATTTTGACGATATTCATGAGTTGTTGCTTAGTATCATTAATGAGGATGAATTATATTGGTTCCTCGGTTATACTAGAGAACAAACAGAAATTAGAGATTATAATATTGTAAATAAACTACGCTCAGAAGCAGGGACAACTGAATCTTTGTCTTATAAATACAATAAATTGCGCAACGAACCTTTCATAAGAATTGAAAAGGATAAGATAAAAGAACAAATAATATTTGCAATCAAACAAGCACCTAAAACGCCCCATGATAAAGCAATTAAATTATTAACCAATTTAGCGAACAGCAATAGATTCCCAGGGAATTTAATACCCCTTGATTCAGAGAAAGATTATACGGCTTCATACAGCGGAAGTGCTGAAGAATTTCGTTACTATCTTGAATATTTAGAGAAAAATGATTATATAAATATTCGTGGGACTAATTGTATAATTACAGTCAATGGTTGGAAGGTTGTGAATGAAGTACAGACCATGAAAAATTTACCCCAATGTTTCGTAGCCATGTGGTTTGATCAAAGTATGGATAATATTTATCTTAATATTGAAAAAGCGATAAATGACGCGGGTTATAAACCCGTTAGAGTAGACAAAGAACACTATACTGGTGATATAAATGATAAAATTATTTCCGAGATTCGTAAAAGCAAATTTATTATTGCGGATTATACAGGGCAAAGGCATGGTGTATATTATGAAGCCGGATTTGCAAGGGGCTTGGGAATAGAGGTTATTTCTACCTGTAGGAAAGACGAGATCGATGATTTGCATTTTGATACTTCACATTTAAATCATATAACTTGGGAAACGAATGTTGAAATATATCAAAAGTTAAAAGATAGAATATTGGCTGTATTTGGTCAAGGGCCAATAAAAAATAACGAAAATCAAGATAGCAAATAGCATGATATCATTTCACGAAGCCAGAAATAAAATACTGGAGGGCATAAAACCTTTGCCCCCAGAAAAGTGCCGTCTGGAGGACTTTTTGGGCAGAATACTGGTCCAGGATGTCGCGGCCTCGTTTGACATCCCCCAAAAGGACAACTCGGCCATGGACGGTTTTGCTATCATTGCGGCTGATGTGGCAAATGCCTCACAGGATGATCCTGTGACACTGCAAGTCATCGAGGACGTGCCGGCCGGTAAGGTTGCGACCAAATCACTAAAACCGGGGCAGGCCATTCGCATTATGACCGGGGCGCAGATACCAGAGGGAGCGGATGCGGTGGTGCCAGTAGAATTGACCAGCAAGGGAATACAGAATATTGAAGTTAGAATATTGAAGGCGGTCAGGCAGGGGGCAAATATTCGCAGACAAGGCGAGGATGTAAAGTCCGGGCAAATGCTGATTACCAAAGGAACCAGGCTGCGGCCGCAGGAAGTGGGCTTGATCGCTTCTCTGGGCCTTATGGAAGTTTTGGTGACCAAGCAGCCGGTGGTGGGAATAATCTCCAGCGGCAATGAGATCGCCGCACCGGGACAGACGTTAAAGCCCGGTCAGATATACGATGCCAACCGCTTCAGCATAGCAGGGCAGGTTAAAGAGGCCGGGGCAGTGGCCAAGGATTACGGCATTGTGCCGGACGATCTGTCGGCCATAAAAGGAATTTTGAATAAGGCAGCGCAGGATTGCGATGTGATCATAACCTCGGGCGGGGTTTCGGTGGGCGACTATGATCTGATGAAGCAGGTTCTGTCCGAACTGGGGCAGATGAATTTCTGGCAGGTGAAACAGAAGCCGGGAAAGCCACTGGCCTTTGGGCATATCAACGGCAAGCCGGTGGTGGGATTACCGGGCAACCCGGTATCCTCGATGGTGGTCTGTGACCAGTATGTGCGGCCGCTGATGTTGAAGATGCAGGGCTGCGCTGCCATTTTCAAAACTGCCATTACCGCAGTATGCGATCAGGCCATAAAAAAACCGGCCGGGAAAACCCAATTCCTGCGTGCCAAGGTAAAATGGCAAGACGGCGCGTATCACACAGTTCTCACCGGGCCGCAGGGTTCGGGAATACTGACCTCCATGGTTCAGGCCGACGGGCTGATGATCCTGCCGGAAGAATGCGACGGGGTAAAACAGGGGGATATGGTGTCTGTCGAATTGTTTGGGTAAATGGGACACGGATGAACACGGATTTTTAACTGTTCACTTTGTAAACTGTAAACTAATAAACTGGTAAAGCCATGCAGCCAATCATCTCTTTCGTCGGACACTCCAACTCCGGCAAGACCACCCTGATCGAGCAGATAGTCCGCGACCTGGCCCGCAAGGGCTACCGGGTTGGGGTGCTCAAGCACACCCACGGCGCCATCAAGGCCGATAAAAAAGGGACCGACACCGACCGGTTCCGGCTGGCCGGGGCCGGGATATCCTCCATTTGCGATGACAAACTGCTGGTAAGGTTTGAGAAGGCCGCAGGCCATAAGCCCAAGGATATCGTCCACGCGTTGAGCCGGGAACTGGACCTGCTGATCATCGAAGGCTACAAGAAGGAACATTTCCCCAAGGTATTGTTCTCCGATCAATTGGCGGATGCAGATCCAAAGGGCATCATCGCTACAGTGGGCAAGAAAAAGCCTGCCTCCAGCAAGGTCCGGCATTTTCAACCATCAAAAATATCCGATATCGCCAAGTGGCTGGAGCGGGATATCATCATCCCCGGCCGGAAAAGCCGCCAGGTGGTCATCGAGGTGGACGGCAAAAGGCTTCCACTCAATGATTTTGTGGCCGATATTATCAAGGAAACCATCCGCGGGGCGCTGGGTACGCTCAAGGGCGGCAAAGGCCGTAAGATAGATATCTCTATTGACTTCGGGCGGAAAATATAGTATCCTTAGCCAAAATTGTGTTTGGAGGAAAGTGATATGTACAAATTGATTTTGTCCCTTTTGGCCGTGCTGGTCATCTCCGGCTGCGGCAAGAAGGAGGAGCCAAAGGTGGCGGAGGTGCCGGAGCCGGCAAAACCGGCCATGGTCGCCAGCATCGGCTTCATCAAGGGCGATGTCCAGAAGCTGCTGAGCGGTAAGTGGGAACCGGCCGCCACTGGCGACACCCTGTACAAGGGCGACTGCCTGAGCATCCCCGAAAAGGCCGAGCTCCAGCTCATCGATGCCCGGGGCGGGAAGCTGAACCTGACCGGACCCCAGACGGATGAAGTGACCAATCTGTTGGAAAAGACCGCTGCTGCCTCAGAAGCCAAGGCGGGAAGCAAGGTCATAAAAAGCATTAAGAAGATCCAGGGCACTAAGCAGACCCTTACCGAACAGACGCCCACCGCCGTTGCCGGCATACGCGGGACAGCCGGCCGCAAGCCCCCGCCTCCCGATTCCACCCTGCCGGACAGCTCTTCCAAAATAAATCAGACGGAAAAGTAATATTTGGAT is a window encoding:
- a CDS encoding lysine exporter LysO family protein gives rise to the protein MFTVLAIMSAGIILGYMIRNKIRFIKYIDHSINIAIYLLLFLLGISVGGNRTVMDNLGSLGFNALLLAAGAVAGSVGLSYLTYKLFFAADK
- a CDS encoding thymidine phosphorylase; translated protein: MTPYEIIYKKRNGGELTPGEIKWFISGYTAGDIPDYQAAALLMAIFLKGMTAPETTELAMAMMNSGRVFDLSDIPGIKVDKHSTGGVGDKVSIILAPIVAAAGVPVPMVSGRGLGHTGGTLDKLESIPGFRTNLSYEEFRHTLARIGLAMMGQTPDLAPADKKLYALRDVTATVDCIPLIAASIMSKKLAEGADGLVLDVKTGSGAFMQKQEDALALTKTMTAIGQGMGKKMKSLITDMNQPLGRTVGNALEIEECVDCLKGSGPGDLMEVTYALGAEMLVMGERATDVESGRRILQQVVTSGQGLEKFREMVSAHGGNVKVADDYKNILPQAKHGVEAKADKSGYIYSMDNREVGLAGVFLGCGRLKMEDIIDPAVGFIFERKIGDAVKPGDTIVKVLCNDEQKGREAARRLVNCINISEAKPEAVKLIKEII
- a CDS encoding ATP-binding cassette domain-containing protein, with protein sequence MRIAVQNISKSFDGKAVLKDISLTIEKPGIYALVGPNGSGKTTLMRMLALLERTDSGTLKYKVRDTEGYASLNTTPRIRKRMALIHNPAVMFSGSVKYNAGYGLRVRGVSRDMRMKKVLQSLESLSLGGFEKREARTLSAGEIQRVALARALVIDPELIFLDEPTANLDPLSAKLIEQTILELARRGKKVVLATHNLWQVERIADWVWFLNDGIISISGTAQDVLHKGDQAFWGKFLGRDNMFAGEIVDLKNGKSFKVGNVSFEVASDITGPAMASLNPNEIILSAQKLTSSARNVMEGVITEAVSEGGLYKITVDVGLPLIVAITKASWDEMGLQEGSKVYAVFKASSVRVWREE
- a CDS encoding lysine exporter LysO family protein encodes the protein MKNSLIIVGFFALGVILAVTSLVPEAIIRIDLSAYALYILMFLVGIGIGADRKAWEILKNARLKIVLVPLTVIIGTLMGVSFISVFLKDINLRESLAVGAGFGYYSLSSIFIGQISGQALGVVALISNISREIITLLGTPLLVRYFGKLAPIASGGATSMDTTLPIITKFTGKEYAIISVFSGVVLTILVPFLVTFILKF
- a CDS encoding SDR family oxidoreductase encodes the protein MIEFKNKIVLITGASSGIGQASAVEFAKHGAKLILAARRKDRLDELASKLVNEHKAEVLTLELDVRNQKDVQKAIDGLPAEWANIDILLNNAGLSRGLEKIQEGVIQNWEEMIDTNIKGLLYVTRAVMPGMVKRNSGHIVNIGSIAGHEVYPGGNVYCATKHAVKALNKAMRMDAFGTNIRVSSIDPGMAETEFSLVRFRGDSEKAKKVYQGTRPLQAEDIAQAVVWSCTRPSHVNIEDMIITATDQASATMVNRKQ
- a CDS encoding substrate-binding domain-containing protein; amino-acid sequence: MKRFATLALSLLLVLSLLAPLAQAKDKPKLILATTTSTMDSGLLDFLVPIFEKENGCKVQVISVGTGAAIRYGKDGNADVVLVHDPVAEAQVVKQGFFVERKYLMYNDFVIVGPAYDPAGIKGLTSVAEALKKIQSTQATFVSRADQSGTHKKEQRLWAAAGLDPKGSWYLEAGAGMEAVLRIANEKRAYCLTDRGTYLAHQKEYELTIVIEGDKEMFNPYHVMLVSPAKYPFVNNSLARKFSDFLTTERGQKMIAEYGVDKYGQPLFYPAAEKK
- a CDS encoding molybdopterin molybdotransferase MoeA encodes the protein MISFHEARNKILEGIKPLPPEKCRLEDFLGRILVQDVAASFDIPQKDNSAMDGFAIIAADVANASQDDPVTLQVIEDVPAGKVATKSLKPGQAIRIMTGAQIPEGADAVVPVELTSKGIQNIEVRILKAVRQGANIRRQGEDVKSGQMLITKGTRLRPQEVGLIASLGLMEVLVTKQPVVGIISSGNEIAAPGQTLKPGQIYDANRFSIAGQVKEAGAVAKDYGIVPDDLSAIKGILNKAAQDCDVIITSGGVSVGDYDLMKQVLSELGQMNFWQVKQKPGKPLAFGHINGKPVVGLPGNPVSSMVVCDQYVRPLMLKMQGCAAIFKTAITAVCDQAIKKPAGKTQFLRAKVKWQDGAYHTVLTGPQGSGILTSMVQADGLMILPEECDGVKQGDMVSVELFG
- the mobB gene encoding molybdopterin-guanine dinucleotide biosynthesis protein B — translated: MQPIISFVGHSNSGKTTLIEQIVRDLARKGYRVGVLKHTHGAIKADKKGTDTDRFRLAGAGISSICDDKLLVRFEKAAGHKPKDIVHALSRELDLLIIEGYKKEHFPKVLFSDQLADADPKGIIATVGKKKPASSKVRHFQPSKISDIAKWLERDIIIPGRKSRQVVIEVDGKRLPLNDFVADIIKETIRGALGTLKGGKGRKIDISIDFGRKI
- a CDS encoding ABC transporter permease, which translates into the protein MFNLIQSMKQAMGMLSQFDAEIWQIVLMSLRVSLASSVIAICLAIPLSFAITQNEFRGKRVVIGAVNSFIAVPAVVIGLVCYLLLSRSGPLGFWHLLYSPSAMITAQSLLALPLMTGLCIAALQGLGHRVRETMVTLGAGRRHLTLGIMREVRFALAAAFITGFSRVLGETGMTMMVGGNIKGETRVMTTAIALETIKGNFELGIALGIVLLVVAIGINVVLQLVQGRAGR